The following is a genomic window from Amphiura filiformis chromosome 4, Afil_fr2py, whole genome shotgun sequence.
ACTAGGCCTACAGGTCACGTCGAACggcgattttttgaaattcattttaatTATATGTATTGTCATTACTTTTAAGGATGGAGAAACACAGTCGAACGTAGACGATATTTTGATTACAGCGACGAGTACGATAAACCGATAATGCAAGTTTTCGTCACCTTACCAGGCAACACTGGCAACTTTGATTATCGTGATTTGACGGAGAAGAAAATCGGTTTCGGCAATGGATTTTCATCCAGTGAACAATGTGTCGCTGCTAATTATGCCGATTTGATTATTGTAAGTATACACATTGTCTTACAAACGGTATATCTCAAGGAAACACGCACTATAAGTTTTGCCCACTTTTCGCGCCATTTTTTGCACTAAACATTCATAAGTGTcactttttgtaatatttgttttgattCGAATATATAGAACAAACTTTATCGTTTCTTCTTTTGCCCGTACGTGGCGCAACATTAATTTAGCGTCCCATAGAAACACAGACTAATTTTACCCACTTTTTGCGCCATTTCGGACTTACCTGCAGCTCATCACATACATCTGGTGTCAAAATTAAACTGAGCTTTTGATAGTAGCATAGCATGTACAACACTGACATTTTTCGCTATGTTGCGATGCAAAAAGCATAGACAGGGGAGTAGTAaccgggtggacagggtggacgaagtccagggccccgagcaaaagcaaaaatgaagtGGGTTAGGGATAGAGccgataaaggagatgttaaaaggggcCCGCACTTCTCCTTGTCCATTGACCCGAATGGTATTGCTACACCCCTGCTTATCGATTGATCTCTCCCTAAAcgaccaaatagaattatattacTGCATAGTGGGGGTTATATAATGAGCCTTCAATGGATAAATTAACATCATATTATTATTCAATTATCCATGTTACAGGGAGCAGATATCCCATCTGACAACGTGGTGCATTGTGCAGGAATTGATGGCTGTGTCCAGGCACTTCAAAACAAAGAAGTaagtttaatgctctgcatgctagccatgtcttaagaactatcttaagaactactgaaccaatattaggcttgtttgtactcattttaatgcatttttccagagaagatgataaaagaggaggtcgctcgctgcccacatcaaataaataatgtgtgcatccgcctattgatggaaacaatgatgtaatccgattgatcaactaatacgataagtggctttgcgagtcacgactgtctatttctaaacggcgcatgcccggatatcaatttgttacgtcagttgaccgcgaaatataatttctgtattgtttggcatgaccggctgctaagtttgacccgagatccctgtgaaaaagacccacattttggatccaaatagcatttttggacacgtttggacacaaaacgggagtatatggagaaactgacacgagtttgaattactgattacactagttttaagtttccgtaaactgccgcaaatattcaaatggttatcatttaaatttcttttcctttgaccttatattaattttattggaaaattaattatgcttgactttccataacttaacacaATTTTCGATTTTTTAAATGGGAGTTacgatatatataatgctttttcactcgtttaaaaatcatggtcaccctggttagtattattttttttaaagaaaaaaagcatgatttgactgcgaaattgggaatttaacgatgtacttccgtgtgtggaatattttctccactaaagagaactaccaaatcagtcgagcgtgtggcggatgaacagattaccacaaaggaagtttcaagtggtgttttaagtaccccaaacaaagaaaagtgaatggaggttaactgtgggtaatcggattatatgttcgagcgatctcctcttttctcatcttctctgatttttcatgctgattccgaatatggtcataaaaatctacatttctgaaatttttgaaattttaaaaaaaaattgaaacttgtcgtctgcagtcgacacccgcgtgaagagagttaacttcGAATTAGAAGTCGTAGTTCTGCTAGACCATCCCTCGGGTCCGTGCATACTGTTAATGTACACTTTACTATTATTAAATTCATTGTAACATTTGCTCTCTCAAGGTTGTTCTGAATTATAACATGATTCTGATGTActttaataaactaacataccctgcaaaaatcgagGCTTTAGGTGGTGaagttttcacaaaatttgttatttctaattcatACGATCAAAATACGAACGCATACGCGATGATGATAACAGTGTACGTACATGGCATAcgggatggtcataacacatcaacagGACTGACCTCGGTCACGTCAGTGTTCGCACTGCCTTACCGTTTGTGTAAAGCGGCGACTTAGCCATCATTGCCCCCGACCAATCAATGCAGCTCTCAGCAAGCGCCGCGATATTTGAAGAGGATTTTCTTGATAACATAAAGCTAGCTTCTAACCGCGCGCGCAAATTAACAACACAACTGGGTTatttgctaccatatttgaattgacaacgGGGTGCGGTGCGGCTATAATAGTTGACACCAAAGTCACCGTATTTATTTGGAAGGAAGATTTGTAACAAAGTAAAACAGTCTTGGTGTACGAGAGCGGTTAGTTATATGCTGGTGGTCAATAGGTCTGTACATGATGCTGTATAGTGTGTTTGTATTATGGAGTGAAAAATAAGATGGCTTTTAGTTCTGAGTATTCACATTACTTTAGGATTAGTAGTATATGTATGCCTTTTGCTCCATTATCTAGAGACGGAACCGAtcatgatcctgtgtcatatactggggtacccaaaaaggtggttttgacacattttgatgtgcagcttggatttcaaaacactgtctcttgagtattccttcacttagaagattcaattaggtcttaaattgagttATAATTAAATTATTTTCTAATGactttggcatgaaatgtgccaagggtggttgaggattagggggaggaggattaggggggattcatatcgtaaatttgatttaaaacccccattaaaactttgaatctagtaaaaaatgtctaaatggactcccagacatctaaaccaagtaaataaatacagaagttcatttaagacaccaatacttgctcagaatgattgtaaatgtggaaaaaagaggtggggttacatcctccctactttgtgattgtttttgcctgcactctctcattttttaaccgatttccattaaaaaaaaggtgtcaaaatgctcaggaggatgaaccacttcaaatgagatgtgtaggtaaaatgtttgaaccatttaatttttttactatataacacaaaGGTAcaccaggttgtgacacaggacctcaTATGGTCTCATAGTTCTGCGTGAGTGTACTGTATTTCGTGGTTGTAAAATCGTAGACAGTTTACAACGACAGTACAATGGTTTATAGTCATGATGGTTTTATTTTACAACTGATGCCAAACAAAATTTATAGTAAGACATGTATTGCGTATCTTTGATAAGCTCTACATCAAACATCAAAATCAATTTCTTATTTCTCTGCATTTTCATATCTTCGCATGTATTATTGGTTTTTGAGTGTTCTTCTCCTTTTCTCTATTTTTAGATCGACGCATGGTTCATTAGTACCAGTATCGCCCTGGGTCGAACTGATATAGAAATAGTCTCGGAAGAATTGGCCCCTTGTACTCCCGGAGGGTGTGGACTTATGGCTCGCAAAGACTCTCGTGTCTTGGAATGGTTTCAACCTGCACTGCGAAAACTCATGTTTAGCTCGGAGTATGAAGAGCTTTGTCAAAATATCGCCGATGAACACGGTAAGAACCCGGGCACTTGACATACCTGTGCCTACCGAAGAACTACTGTACGGGTTTATATGTGTAGGGTGATTTTCTCTAAAAACAAATAGGGGAGGGGTCATGTGTGGACCCTTTTAAGAAGCTAAAAGCAGGTCATTCGGTGTGGACTGCAATCAATCTGGTGGCAAACAGTGAAATAGGCAAATTAAACTAAACTGAATATTAAAACGGAATGGTGGAATCCCGGGGGTGGAATACAGGTGATTCTTGAGTTGAGGCTGACGTAAAATTTTCCAGTCGTACGCCTATTAAAATATtaaaggggatcattgggtgtagcTTCCATGAATAATAATGGATTGGGTGTGTAACGGGATTTCCCCTCTATAAATAGCttgtttttccattattttgcaaGCCAAATAATCACGTGTTTTGCGGTCACATCAAGGTATTTCTGTTGTATACAACCCCTGCTTGTGTACGGTACTTCAGTTATTTTTAGAAGTTCTGCATTGTGTTCAGCGCGTATAGACGACGTTAATCCGGAAGCGGTATTGCCTTTGTGAAGATTTACAATCGCGGACGCTGATTGGTTCGGAAAGTCAGCTGATCAAGATTTCAGGTGCGCGATTTGTGAAACTTGTCAGACTAGACCAGGGGACTGATGCAGGACGACCAAGACTGATTCAGGAGACGGAGAGACTGCAGACCGTGTTACGTGATGGATAGGCGAGTAGAAAGCGACGAGAGAAGACAATTTCGACagtttggacagatatatttaccttTGTGTGCTTTTCTGAAAGAAAGACGAGAGTTTTGGAAGAGATGGAGATTACTGTGACAATATTTTCGTGTGTACAAGACAGAGCAAAATTGACAGCAGCGAATGGACGATACAAATTACCCAGTTGACGAGTTGTAATTGTGACGACATTTTACTTTGAAGTATGCTGAGAAATGGGGAAAGATTCGCATTATTTGAGTGGATATTATCGCCTAGATTGAGGTTATGTCTTCAATGGAGTTTTGGCAGCTCATGACGTACGCAATGGACATGATATTTTCAAGTGATTTAGCGAAGACGCCGTTTTCTTCCATTTCTGCAATGGACATTTCGCAATTAAAAAGCTGGCCAGCAAAATGTCGGATTTTATTCAGTGCACTGCGCGACGACGGCAGACAAGCAAGATCGACAGGCGACGACATGGGacattgtgtgtatatttttaatgtgagtttattattttgatatgcatatctaaatgtaaacaaacaatttgtgcttCTTGTGGGGGGATGAGTaaaacaaatgtttgccaaattgggatgtgttttgagcaatgttttgggttgtatttgttttgaacattgtttTGAGAGTCAAAATATCTTAAATTGGGTCAGAGTTCAGGTTCAGGTGCGAAAAGGTAGGCCAGGGTGAAATAATGTGTGACTTTAAATAACATGTAGTTGCATAATTTACCAAATTTGTGCATGCTGATTGCGTAATCATATTTTGGTTTTGGCTAAATGCTTTGTGTAGAGGTATAGTGCATCATTTGATTCaagatttgtaggcctataaaaatgttttgataaaaatgtgtattcatGCTTTGTAAATAACTTGTGTGCAAGTAGGAAATTGTTGTGTAACTTTAGTAAATACAATTGTGTATTTATGACTTgagtatggcaagccattgttgacaaaattagcattgaaattgatgATTGGTGTGTGACAAAAATAGATCATTAAAAAGGTGATAAATGACGCAGCCAttgttgaaatattgtacaagtgtgtataaaaagcttgttttatataaaaagattgtctttcaagtggaaatctgcgcagtggtgcagaatgtgttgatgtggtTCCCAGCATCAGCTCCCGAAGGTTGTGCGCAACATAGATTTCCATGAGGACattcgttaagggggtactacacccctcgataaatttgtgtctatttttgcatttttctcaaaaactaataacacagtggtaacaaaagttatgtatattataggggcaaggaatccaaatactacactgaaatttcagtgacccaagacaagtggtttcttatttatgataagaaaagaggtaccgtaaggatgtacctcgtttcctatcatatataatgaaccccttgtcttgagtcactgaaatttcagtgtagtaactggattccttgccccaataatatacataacttttgttaccattgtgttattattttttgagaaaaatgcaaaaatagtcacaaatttaccacaggggtgtagtaccaccttaagcatgTGTATTCAGTGTGTAGGCGTAATATGGTTCCAAAAATAATGCTTGCCGTGTGCgttcataatgttatttttgtgaaataattgtaaGATGTAATATTGATGTTGGCAATTGCGCTTTTGTGGTTTATGAATTTAGGAGTTGCAGATTAGGCGAGTTGTGAGAGAGGTTTAGGGACGCGAAGGTTTGAGGCGCTCAAATTGCGAGTTAACATGTACGTGAAAGAGTCGTAATGTTATTGCATGGATTGTGTGGTATTAAAGGATTTTACATGTACGTGAAAGAGTCGTAATGTAAATATATTGCATGGGATTGTGGATTAAAACAGTTATCGCGGGTACGGATTTAATAGTGAAA
Proteins encoded in this region:
- the LOC140150048 gene encoding uncharacterized protein; translated protein: MTLCRIAGKKCKTVHDVTTNCVYSVAGEDPRGGMGMMAGWYEGCIGWRNTVERRRYFDYSDEYDKPIMQVFVTLPGNTGNFDYRDLTEKKIGFGNGFSSSEQCVAANYADLIIGADIPSDNVVHCAGIDGCVQALQNKEIDAWFISTSIALGRTDIEIVSEELAPCTPGGCGLMARKDSRVLEWFQPALRKLMFSSEYEELCQNIADEHA